The following proteins are co-located in the Silene latifolia isolate original U9 population chromosome 1, ASM4854445v1, whole genome shotgun sequence genome:
- the LOC141657230 gene encoding uncharacterized protein LOC141657230 — protein MSENWKAAYKVRDCFRVGYNAGVWLADHRGYNVKSGDGLKVKDKLFRHGISADPECCVSNDAHETTSHLFQQCKYTRLIVVAVCSWLHIPEPTSNGIIWLGRRNWLQMKKQICLAVIMATYYAVWQQRNKAWIEGILKRLEVLITQI, from the exons ATGAGTGAGAACTGGAAGGCTGCCTATAAAGTAAGAGATTGTTTTAGAGTAGGATATAATGCAGGTGTTTGGCTTGCTGATCATAGAGGTTACAATGTGAAATCTGG AGATGGACTCAAAGTAaaagacaaattatttagacatggCATTAGTGCTGATCCTGAATGTTGTGTCTCTAATGATGCACATGAGACTACCAGTCACCTTTTCCAACAATGCAAATATACTAGACTGATAGTTGTTGCAGTCTGTTCCTGGCTCCATATACCTGAACCAACTAGTAATGGAATAATTTGGCTTGGCAGAAGAAATTGGTTGCAGATGAAGAAGCAAATATGCTTGGCTGTTATCATGGCTACTTATTATGCTGTGTGGCAACAGCGTAATAAGGCCTGGATTGAAGGTATTTTGAAGAGGCTTGAGGTTCTGATCACACAAATCTAG